A portion of the Pseudopipra pipra isolate bDixPip1 chromosome 1, bDixPip1.hap1, whole genome shotgun sequence genome contains these proteins:
- the EDN1 gene encoding endothelin-1, protein MDYSQMIVSLLFVLCPGLLPAAPGAEVDAAPPPAAAAHRRARRCSCSSLLDEECVYFCHLDIIWINTPEKTVPYGLGGPSRSRRSLKDTVPETLTEPSSRCRCANQKDKKCLNFCQTGKDLWAQSTVEKTSHHRIKAGKCIAPKCMNRQLVDSKKTKWLETIGNSIKASFSIAKLKAELQKGQKLKHNRANKRQSIWESLKAS, encoded by the exons ATGGATTATTCCCAGATGATCGTCTCGCTGCTCTTCGTGCTCTGCCCGGGGCTGCTGCCGGCAG CCCCCGGAGCCGAGGTGGACGCcgcgccgccccccgccgccgccgcgcacCGCCGCGCCCGgcgctgctcctgctcctcgcTTCTGGACGAGGAGTGCGTCTACTTCTGCCACCTCGACATCATCTGGATCAACACTCCAGA GAAGACTGTTCCATATGGTCTCGGAGGCCCTTCTCGATCCAGAAGATCACTGAAGGACACGGTGCCGGAGACACTCACTGAACCCAGCAGCAGATGCCGATGTGCAAACCAGAAGGACAAGAAATGTCTGAACTTCTGCCAGACAGGAAAAGATCTCTG GGCTCAGTCCACTGTGGAGAAAACCTCACATCACCGCATCAAAGCCGGCAAGTGCATCGCACCCAAATGCATGAACCGACAGCTTGTTGACAGCAAGAAAACGAAGTG GCTGGAAACCATTGGTAACAGTATCAAAGCTTCCTTCAGTATTGCAAAGCTGAAGGCTGAGCTCCAGAAAGGACAGAAGCTCAAACATAACAGGGCGAACAAGAGGCAAAGCATCTGGGAAAGCCTGAAAGCATCCTAG